The Diospyros lotus cultivar Yz01 chromosome 11, ASM1463336v1, whole genome shotgun sequence region TGGCCAAACATCTCTTTTGCTATTAATGTGGCAAGTCAATTCTTGGATTCCCCGTGTAATAGTCACTAGCACGCTTTAGTACCTATCTTGAGATACATTAAAAGTGTTCTTGGTAAAGGCTTGTTGTTTGAGAACAAAAGACACAAGCAGATTGTGGTAAGGCTGCAAATGAGCTGAGCCGTTCAAGCTTAGCTCGGTGTCTGACTCGACAAAAGCTCGTTCGAGTTCGTTTATTAAGGTAAATGAGCTAAACTTGAGCTTAACTTTGAAGCTCGATTTGTAAACAAGTTGAGTTTGACCTCAGTAAAACTCGACTCATTAGCTCGTGAGCTGGCTCGATTAGAGGCTCATGAATAGGCTGATTAAAAGTTCGcgattagatataataatatatgtaatatattagatatatattttataaatataaatatattatttaacatacatacatatatattattattatattatttattaaatttgaaaacaatGGAATAAAAATTCTGTTTCTATTAATTCATTAATCTAATTACATGGGCTCTTCTTTTATAGAAGAGGttttacataaaaaagaaagcaaTCAATCTATGCAATAGGAAACTATAGATCTATACACAATAGGAAACTATATAATAGGAAATGATAACAGCTGTATATTTAGGAGAGTTTCCTAATACTAGTTTAGGTAAGATTCCCTAAACCAATTTTAGGAAACTCATATCACATTGAATTCTCCGAAtgctaacaaaattatatattaaatatatattttataaatatattatttaacatacatacatatatcgTTACATACATATCATATCATcacttttcctctctctcttggCCCAAGAAACCCATTTTCTCTACCCATCTCTCTCCCCAAAGAAGACCCTTGCGTCGAAGCCTCTCGCTTCCTCCGCCTCTCACCGCAGGCTTTAGAGAAGAAGATCGTCGTCTCTTGCCACCTCTCACTGTCAACTtcagagaagaagaaagtcacCACCTCTCTAAAGCCTCTCATTGTGGCCCTCTCTGCCGCCGCCTCTCACTGCTGCCCTCTTCATAGCCTCTTGCCGCTGCCCTTTCTGAAGCTTGTCGTTGCAAGGTCATCACCTACCACCGCTGCCTGCTGctacattctctctctctgtcgcCTCTTGCCGCCACCGCATAGCCCCTCCCTCTCTGCCCCCACCGAACAGCCCATAACCAAGCTTTGGCTTGGGCTCGAGCATGATGGCGAGCTTGAGCTCGTCAATCAAATTGACAAACCGAGCTTGAGCTGAGGCGAGTCGAGCTCGAGCTCAAGCCAAGCTTCCAGGCTCAACTTGAACTAGAGCTTGTTGGATATACATATGCAGATTGGGCTGGTTGTCCTATAAATACGCACTCTACCTCAGGTTATTATGTCTTGGTTAGAGGAAATTTTGTGTCTTGGAAGTTtaagaagcaaaatgttgtGGCTAGATCGAGCGCAAAAGTGGAATATCGAGCCATGGCTTTAGAGTTGATTTGGCTCAAGCAACTTTTTACAGAGTTGAAATTTAGAGATTCAAGGCCTATAcaacttatttgtgataatcaagcgGCTCTTTATATTGCCTCTGATCTAGTTTTTCATGAGTGGACCAAACACATAGAGATAGATTATCACTTTGTGAGacagaaattaattttttgagagATTAGTACCTCATTTGTTGGCTCTAATGACCAACTGGTTAATCTTCTTACCAAGGCAGGGTCTATGGCTTGCCTACATTTATACCAAATTAggcacatatgatatatatgagCCCGCTTGAAGGGGAATGTTAGAACTAGTGTTGTACTTGtacatacattatatatatgctagatagtgttgtacatatatattaggAAGATATTATGCTCCATGGTTGTACCTTGTAAATTGGTATATATATACCACATtgtgaataataaaatacaatactTTTTCCTCTCAAAATATAACAACAGACATCAGTCTCTAGAATGAACTCCTTAGGGAAATCAGGTAGGGCCAATATTGGAGCTTAAGTCATAGCCTTCTTAAGTGTCTCAAAAGCATTCTCAACCTCATCTTCCCAGTGGAAGTTGTTCTTCTTTAGTAGATTGGTGAGGGGTTTACTAATCACTCCATGCCCTTTTATAAACCTACAGTAGTAGCCAATGGGCCCTAGGAACCCCCTCAACTCCTTAAGGGTTTTGGGTTTGGGCCATTGCTCCATAGTTGCAACCTTTTGAGGGTCAGTGCTTACCCCTTGGCCAGATATAATGTGATCGAGATATTCCACTCTAGTATTTGCAAAAGTGCATTTGGACCTTTTCGCATAAAGTTAATGGTCTTTAAGGATTTCAAATGCCTTCCTTAGATGGATTGAGTGCTAGTCCAAGTTAGGGTTGTAGActaagatgtcatcaaagaataccaacaCGAATTTTTTAAGGTATGGAGCAAAGATATGGTTCGCGAGTGCTTGGAAGATTGCAAGGGCATTAGTgaggccaaatggcattaccaagaaCTCATAATGTCTTTAGTGGGTGCAGAAGGCCGTTTTAGGACAGTCATTTGGGTTCATTCTAATTTGACGATACCCTAAAGTGAGGTCTAATTTGGAAAAGATGGAGGCTCTGTTAGTTCATCTAGGAGGTCCTTAATAATGGGTATtgggaatttgtttttgatgattaCAGAGTTTAGTTGCCtgtaatccacacaaaacctcTATGAGCTATcattcttttttactaggaggACTAGGGAAGTAAATGAACTTTGGCTCAGTTGGATTAGAGATTTCCCCAACATGTCTTTCACCAGTTTTTCACTCTCAACTTTTTGAACAGGGGAGTATCGACAAGCTCTTAGGTTAACCGGCTCACTATTAGGTTAGAGGTGAATTGAATGATCAAGGAACCGGGGTGGGGGGAAGGATGAGGGATTAGCAAATAGATGAATTGGTTCATGAGAGTGTACCTGAGTGATGGTTGGTACTTTGGCCCAAGGCATGGGTTGCCATCCTCTACCCTATTTGTCCTTGGGATGGACCTCCCTCTGATCCACTTCCATCTCTATGGTATAGAGGGCATGTAGTTGCCCAATAGAGGTCCCTCCTTGCTCCAGGAGTTTCTGCAACTCTTTTCTCGACATGGCCTTGCACTCTCCCTTCTCTTGGCAGCCCTTAAGAGTGACCTTCTGCCCCCTCATTTCAAATGTGACTTCTAGAGTGTTGAAATCAAACACTAGGGAGCTAACcgtcctcatccaatccacccctagTATAATGTGACATCCTCCCAATCTAATAATTCTCAAATCCATTGAGAATTCCTGACCACTCATCACCCATTCAAATCCCTTACATTTGAATTGACTCACCATTTTGCTCCCATTAGCAATGAAGGCATGCAATGGGGGAGTCTCCTGCAACTCACATTGCAGGGCAGTGGTTGTTTCTTCATTTAAGAAACTATAGGTACTGCCACTGTCAATGAGTACCACTAGTCCTCTTTTTCCCACATTTTCCTTCACCTTCAATACCTTGTCTGAGGCACAACCCTGTAAGGCATGCATAGATATCTCCCCTCCTTCCCCATCAACTTGTCCTTCCTgctcttccccttcttctacttccacctcttcctcttccccttGGCCCTCCATTGCGAGAAGCATCCTTTTACACTGATGTCCTGGACCATATTCTCCCCCACAACGAAAACAAAGCCCTAGTTGCCTCTTCTGATCCATTGTTAAGGCCTTAGCTAGGGTTGGAATTGATTGGCTTCTGCCCACTGGTCCACTCCTCTGCCAAGGCTAATTACTCTCCTTACTCATTCCACTGTAAGAATTCTCTTCCCGACTCCCCTTAGGGGACAACTTATGCCTCTTTGCAAAAGCCTCTTGTCATGTACCGAGATGTTAGGGTAGCTAGCTGGCAGTATAAATAATGTGTAATTAGGCTATtagaaattgaatttcaatttaaGCATAGCTGGTAGAATGTTCTACCAGCTATGCTTTAGCCAAGTTGTAAGCGCACATGGCTCGGGCCAACCGTTTTTGGCGCCCAAGTTGTTGAATCAGTATAAAGAACCGATCCAGGCGCTAAAGCCAACATGTTGAATGAAtttggaaattagtttccctccactttctctctcaattctctctaaatctctctctccctattctaatctctctttccctcccaaaTATCTTCTACTTTCTTCCCAATTCAGTTCTCAATTCCTTAAGAACTCTATTGTCAAATTGGTAATCTGACACCTCCAAAGCCATCTCATGGAGATGAGCTTGCTCTACCACCTGACCAACTAATGTCGAGTAGAGCATCTTCACAGTAGCATAGCTATCAAAGACGCGCCTAGGCGCGAGGCGCTAGTTTGGCACCTCACCTGGGCTAAGGCGAGGTGGTTTTggcgaggccctcgccttgcacGCCTAGACGCTGGGGCGTGAGGCGCgccgcgcctcatgaaacctaggtCTTCTAATTAAATCTTACAGCCAAATCGCTCCTCACTCCTCCCGACTCTAGCATCCAGccgcgcttgcctctcctctccagctcgcagctcgcccgatcttcctcttcctctctagccccagccgtgcctgcctcctctcttcctctcatctccagcgatcttcttcttcctctcctctcctctcctctccggccgcgaccccctcctctcttcctctccagctcgcccgatcttcctcttcctcttcctctctagccccagccgcgcttgcctcctctcttcctcttctctccagctcgctgctcgcccaatcttcctcttcctctctagccctagcagcgcctgcctcctctcttcctctcctctccagctggcccgatcttcttcttcctctcctctccagctgcgACCCCCTCCTCTATTCCTCTCCAACTCGCCCGATCTTCCTTttcctctctagccccagccgcccatgcctcctctcttcctctcctctccagctcacccgatcttcttcttcctctcctctccagccccGACcccttgatcttcttcttcctttcctctccacTCTCCAGCAgtgcctgcctcctctcttcctctcctatcCAGCCACGCCCACCTCCTAGCTTGTTAATTTCCTCTCCAGCCGTGCCCTCTTCCTCTATTCTCCTCTGCCCAcggtcttctcctctcttccttgCATCTCTTCTCATCTGCTCTTCAAGTTGAAGCTACTAAGGCTGCCCACGGTCTTCTCCTATCTTGTACGTTCtttacttgtattttatttgtttatttcttgcattcttacCTAATTTCTTTTGCTGGCAGCTAGTTGCTGATATCTCTTTTAAGTCTTTATAgtttatttctatcattaggagAATTTTGTGAAAGTTGGAACTATGTTGCAACAGCCCAATAAATGTCGTCAACCACTTCCAAAACGGACCCggcatggaattattttgaagttgatcctaatgatagaaataccaccacatgtaaattttgtcgtaaagtaacaaaatgtggtatatttcgggcgaaacaacatcttgtgggcggttttaggaatactaaagcttgtccaaaatgtcctccatcagtaaaagaaaagattggagagtacatgcaaaagaagaaaaataacaggaaTAAGCGAAATATAGCATCGTTAGATGATGatcttcaatttggtgaagggtatgatgatggtgatgatgatgagccgctgcctcaaagtagaaaaagacccaATGTATCTACCGGAAGTGGAAGCGGTACCGGTAGTGTTGGTAGTGTTAAAGGGCCAACACAAAAGGGTccacttgatgtttttcttaaagacccagaagttaatgtgttcaaaagcaagggcaaaggaaagcaaacaaggttgggtgagcatgattttgcaaaaaaagagttaagagctcgagtttgtagaagctttgcacgatggatgtatgatgcaggcattccattcaatgcagtgacatatgacagttttaaagtatttatagaaGCAGTTGGTCAGTATGGTCCGGGTGTGAAGCCGCCTAGTTACCATGAAGTCAGGGTTCCCCTTCTCAAACAAGAGGTGGAAGCCACTCATGAAATGATGCAAGATCATGAAGAGGCGTGggccaaatatggatgttccattttgtcagatggctggaaagacaagagggaaaggacattgattaactttttagtcaattctcTTAAAGGAAGTATATTCTTGGAGTCTGTTGATGGTTCTAGCTATTCAAAGActagggaaaagatgtttcaattattaagtaaatgtgtggaaaagattggagtaagaaatgtggtgcaagtggtcactaatagtgcttcaaacaatgttttagcaagtatgaaattcatttttgtaatttgtattatgtttataaatagaacaatttgaatattcattagatatttattatttactaatatcttgttaatttcactctaaataataacaggaagatttttagaggaaaaatatcctacgttgttttggacaccatgtgcagcgcactgcttggatttaatgttggaagatattttcaagttacctaatatgaagaagacatttgagagaGCTATCATGGTGAATAGCTATATCTATACTCGTTCGGGTCTAGTAAACATGCTTAGAAGGTTTACTGacaagaaagagttgttgaggcctgcaaaaacacggtttgcaactgcctttatcactttgggcaggatgcatagtctgaaaagcaaccttagaaggatgtttacctccgatgagtggatgacaagcaagtgggtaaaagaagcgggggctaaaaaggttgtagaagtgattttgatgccttcattttggaacaatGTTGTATTTGCTTTAAAGGTGGCTGGTCCATTGGTGTGTGTATTGCGCTTAGTGGATGGTGAGAAGAAACCTGCCATGGGATACATCTAtgaggccatggatagggccaaagaagtgattgctaactcttttaatggggatgaaaagaagtatgcacCCATTTTTCAGATCATTGATAATCGATGGGATGTTCAGCTTCATCGCCCCTTGCACGCAGCTGGTTGGTACTTTGAACCCAGAATATTTCTACAAGGCTGAACGTATAGATCCAGAGATCATAACTGgcttatatgaatgcattagaaagttaaatctAGATGTAAAGGTTCAAGACCAAATTGATGCTGAGCTTTCGATGTATAACAATGCAGATGGGTTCTTTGGAAACTATATGGCTATTAGAAAGAGAGCTAAGAAATCACCaggtacacatatatatattacattatatatataatcattctagataatagataataactaacccatgaattttattggacagctgaatggtgggcttcatatggaatgtcaacacccacgttgcaaaaattttcaattaaaattcttagcttgacttgtagttcatctgggtgtgaacgtaattggagtgtatttgaaaatgtaagtgcattgtacgtataacacttacaatttttattagtagttggtttgtttcatgtagcttattcttagtatgtttttgcataaattgttgcagcttcatACTAAACGGAGAAACAGGCTTAATCAACTTCGTTTAAAcgacttggtgtttgtgaaatacaatagagcattgaGGCATCGGTATCAAATGCGTGATACCATTGACCCTATCATATTGACCGACATTGATGAAAACAATGAATGGTTGACCAAAaaacttgatgaggagaatgataaagatgatgaaactgtttttcCAAATGACGTTGGGGATGGGTTGACATGGAATAATGTTGTTGCGGCTGCAGGAGTTGGAGAGCCTAGTTATCAATTTAGAactaaacaaactcgatcacaattgGGATCAACTTTGGCTTCGACTTCAAAGCGACAAGTAACTCAAGAGATTGAAGGggaggaggaaagtgaggcagggaccgaagatgatgaagacttggaagagggagaagaattgagagatgaagaagaagatgaaggggtgattgaaggggatgatgaagatattgaccttgatgttgatgatctccttgatgatgattgattaaaaaacttctttatattgattgtggacttgtagtgtttatgtgtttgtttagaactttgaattataattggtacttggtaaagtttgaaactttaagtttgaactttgatgatatttctagtttagaatttgcatgatgaatgaattaactttgatgttgttagtttatagaatttgaagataatgaatcatgaatgatatgaatgtgttattattgataatttgatagttgtttatgattttacaagattttgagtttttttttttctaaaaggtgcgcctcgcttagCAAAGGCGCacctcgcctcgtgcgcctcgcgcctcaggctccaagaccttt contains the following coding sequences:
- the LOC127813145 gene encoding uncharacterized protein LOC127813145, translated to MSTPTLQKFSIKILSLTCSSSGCERNWSVFENLHTKRRNRLNQLRLNDLVFVKYNRALRHRYQMRDTIDPIILTDIDENNEWLTKKLDEENDKDDETVFPNDVGDGLTWNNVVAAAGVGEPSYQFRTKQTRSQLGSTLASTSKRQVTQEIEGEEESEAGTEDDEDLEEGEELRDEEEDEGVIEGDDEDIDLDVDDLLDDD